From the genome of Candidatus Baltobacteraceae bacterium, one region includes:
- a CDS encoding substrate-binding domain-containing protein: MTKIFAIGLLAITLAVVPQSAGPVSVAYAGSLVTTMEGPLAQALAARTGLTFQGEGKGSRELANLIRDGLRMPDVFITADPKLLAGLPVGSSVTFGSARMVVGYSAKSPNRALFEEAAAGKRSILNVLLASGVRVGRTDPQLDPKGQRTLEAAHLLAAYYRKPSAEKALLAKAEVFPEQDLLVRVESGELDAGFFYSTETSAKQLPVVELPEQANLASKITYTLAIMSNARHPQAARRFADFVLDGAGKAILERAGLRYFPRRP, encoded by the coding sequence ATGACGAAGATATTCGCGATCGGATTGCTCGCCATAACACTTGCAGTGGTACCCCAATCCGCCGGCCCGGTGTCTGTGGCTTACGCGGGCTCGCTCGTTACGACGATGGAGGGTCCGCTCGCCCAAGCCCTGGCGGCACGGACCGGTTTGACGTTTCAGGGCGAAGGCAAGGGCAGCCGCGAGCTTGCGAATCTTATACGCGACGGCCTGCGGATGCCCGACGTCTTCATCACCGCCGATCCGAAACTGCTCGCGGGCCTGCCGGTCGGCTCGAGCGTTACGTTCGGGTCCGCGCGCATGGTCGTGGGATACTCGGCAAAATCGCCAAACCGCGCGCTTTTTGAAGAAGCGGCTGCCGGAAAACGCTCGATTCTCAACGTGCTGCTCGCGTCCGGCGTACGAGTCGGCCGGACCGATCCGCAACTCGATCCAAAAGGCCAGCGCACCCTCGAGGCGGCGCACCTCTTGGCCGCTTATTACCGCAAGCCGTCTGCCGAAAAAGCCCTTCTGGCCAAGGCCGAAGTCTTTCCAGAACAGGACCTGCTCGTGCGGGTCGAGAGCGGCGAACTCGATGCGGGCTTCTTCTACTCGACCGAGACCAGCGCCAAACAGTTGCCCGTGGTCGAACTGCCCGAGCAAGCCAACTTGGCGTCCAAGATTACGTACACCCTCGCGATTATGAGCAACGCCCGGCATCCGCAGGCGGCCCGCCGCTTCGCCGATTTTGTGTTGGACGGTGCGGGGAAGGCGATCCTCGAGCGGGCGGGGCTGCGCTACTTCCCCAGGCGCCCTTAA
- the gatB gene encoding Asp-tRNA(Asn)/Glu-tRNA(Gln) amidotransferase subunit GatB produces MSAFEAVIGIECHVELKTKSKMFCACPNEFGGEPNTKVCPVCLALPGALPVVNREAVLHMVRAGLAFGTEIPAFSKFDRKNYFYPDMPKDYQISQFDMPLTQGGVVRYWLEDGTIKECRLTRIHLEEDTGKSTHAGSGDGRIAGSSHSLIDFNRAGVPLMECVSEPDIRSADEAVGYLDALKRTFVQLGVSDVKMEEGSLRCDANVSIRPVGASEYGTKTEIKNMNSFRSVHRAIESEIARQTALIESGGRVTQETRGWDEGAGTTHPMRSKEEAHDYRYFPDPDLLPIELDRSVVDRIGSELPELPLARFERYHGGFGLTPSQATQLVDNAPLATYFDAVVAASKHAAQSTNFVLGDLSRLANETGVAIYESPVAPAALAELIALVESQTINSKIAKDLLERMWKGEGSPKTIVEREGLAQTSDAGEIATFVDEVLAANEKAVADYKSGKTNILGFLTGQVMKHSRGKANPALVGALLKQKLD; encoded by the coding sequence ATGAGTGCGTTCGAAGCGGTTATCGGTATCGAGTGTCACGTCGAGCTCAAGACGAAGAGCAAGATGTTTTGCGCGTGCCCCAACGAGTTCGGCGGCGAGCCCAATACTAAGGTCTGCCCGGTGTGTTTGGCGCTCCCCGGCGCGCTGCCGGTCGTCAATCGAGAAGCGGTGCTCCACATGGTGCGCGCGGGCCTGGCGTTTGGCACGGAGATTCCGGCCTTTTCGAAGTTCGATCGAAAGAATTACTTCTATCCCGACATGCCCAAAGATTACCAGATCTCGCAGTTCGACATGCCGCTCACGCAGGGCGGCGTGGTTCGCTATTGGCTCGAAGACGGCACGATCAAGGAATGCCGCTTAACGCGGATTCATCTGGAAGAGGATACCGGAAAGTCGACGCACGCGGGCAGCGGCGACGGCCGCATCGCCGGCAGTTCGCACTCGCTGATCGACTTCAATCGCGCGGGCGTTCCGCTCATGGAGTGCGTCTCGGAGCCCGATATCCGCAGCGCTGACGAAGCGGTGGGCTATCTCGATGCACTCAAGCGCACCTTCGTTCAGCTCGGCGTGAGCGACGTTAAGATGGAAGAAGGCTCGCTGCGCTGCGATGCCAACGTCTCGATCCGCCCGGTCGGAGCCTCCGAGTACGGCACGAAGACGGAGATCAAAAACATGAACTCGTTTCGCTCGGTGCATCGCGCCATCGAGAGCGAGATCGCGCGCCAGACCGCCTTGATCGAGTCCGGCGGGCGCGTGACGCAGGAGACTCGCGGGTGGGACGAAGGCGCCGGTACCACGCACCCGATGCGCAGCAAAGAAGAGGCGCACGATTACCGCTACTTCCCCGATCCCGATTTGCTGCCGATCGAACTCGACCGCAGCGTCGTCGATCGCATCGGAAGCGAGTTGCCGGAATTGCCGCTCGCCCGTTTCGAGCGTTATCATGGCGGGTTCGGCCTGACGCCGTCGCAGGCGACGCAGCTCGTGGATAACGCACCGCTCGCGACCTATTTCGACGCCGTGGTCGCCGCGAGCAAACACGCCGCGCAGTCCACGAACTTCGTTCTTGGAGATCTCTCGCGTCTGGCCAACGAGACCGGCGTCGCGATCTACGAATCGCCGGTGGCACCGGCTGCCTTGGCCGAATTGATCGCACTCGTTGAGAGCCAAACGATCAACTCGAAAATCGCTAAAGATCTGCTCGAGCGTATGTGGAAGGGCGAAGGTTCGCCGAAGACGATCGTCGAGCGCGAGGGGCTCGCGCAGACGAGCGACGCGGGCGAGATCGCAACCTTCGTCGACGAGGTGCTCGCCGCGAACGAAAAGGCCGTGGCCGACTACAAATCCGGGAAGACCAACATCCTCGGCTTCTTGACGGGCCAAGTAATGAAGCACTCGCGCGGCAAGGCCAATCCCGCCCTCGTCGGAGCGTTGCTCAAGCAAAAGCTCGACTGA
- a CDS encoding error-prone DNA polymerase → MDGYAELHCWSNFTFLEGGSHPEELVDRAVELGLKSLAITDRDGFYGAVRFAKHAKLRGLPAILGSELTFEDGARIVLLVENERGYANLCELISVAQMRGSKGDARLQLGDLDERSDGLVALSGGANGRIERALRTCDRERAVREADALHERFGDRFYLELQQHLHAEDARLCNALLDLSRERSLPCVVTNGVAYARKEDAQLADILACIKLKTNLGQARSDALLRANAEYHLKDARMMRRLFKPYPYALRNTLNVAERCGFRLDRLLGQFPLFPVPEGYTRQTYLRELVARGAAERYGMPLSSAVERQLEYELGIIAKMDLAGYFLIVWDIVRAANELRVLCQGRGSAANSAVCYALGITAVDPVGMDLLFERFMSEERQEIPDIDIDFAHQDREKVIQYIYDRYGRSNAAMAAEVISYRTRSAIRDVGKAIGLTLAQVDAVAREYDARESLADSMGGGETGERLLTFCRRIDGFPRHMGIHSGGMVITRDPLVRVAPVEWATMRDRTIVQWDKDDLQDLGLIKIDLLGLGMLSLLREAFAIHAVLRPFDELRAGLAQDDKGGLGLHSIPAGDPATYEMMQRADTIGVFQIESRAQQSMLPKMKPTCFYDIVMQVAIIRPGPIQGQMIHPFLRRRAGLEPVTYPHPKLKPILERTLGVPLFQEQGMRMAIEAGGFSPGQADQLRRAMGHKRSHERMQEIYPRLVEGMVSNGIDRDAADKLFKMLEGFADYGFPESHAASFALLAYASAYVKCHYPAIFAAAILNVQPMGFYSTEVLVNDARRHGVAIKPVAVNASEYWSRVDSDGALRLGFHVIRGLGEAQKERLEAALAQGPFEDIRAFAQRTQLEKEALENLAAAGAFAPWFAARRDAMWALRGLDERETRGELGRIMDVDEPQARFKTLSKQEESAFDLWSTGIAPTEQPIVHFRPFLERERVLQAAQLAAQPNNLICRVGGMVITRQRPGTAKGFVFLTLEDETGLVNVIVRPDVYERNRRTIRQSSTLIIEGKLQKDGAGIDVLARKFWAFESDGIVDGVRARNFH, encoded by the coding sequence ATGGATGGTTATGCGGAGCTGCACTGCTGGTCGAATTTCACGTTTCTCGAGGGTGGGTCGCACCCCGAGGAGCTGGTGGATCGTGCGGTCGAGCTGGGCCTCAAGAGCCTCGCTATAACCGATCGGGACGGCTTCTATGGGGCGGTCCGCTTCGCCAAACATGCCAAGCTGCGAGGGCTGCCGGCGATCCTCGGCAGCGAACTGACCTTTGAAGACGGCGCCCGGATCGTGCTGCTGGTCGAGAACGAGCGCGGGTATGCGAATCTGTGCGAACTGATCTCGGTCGCGCAGATGCGGGGCAGCAAGGGCGATGCGCGCTTGCAGCTGGGCGATCTGGACGAACGCAGCGACGGGCTCGTCGCGCTCTCGGGCGGTGCGAACGGACGGATCGAGCGCGCGTTGCGAACCTGCGATCGCGAGCGAGCCGTGCGCGAAGCCGATGCGCTGCACGAACGATTCGGCGATCGGTTCTATCTCGAACTCCAACAGCATCTGCACGCCGAAGACGCGCGTCTGTGTAATGCATTGCTCGATCTCTCGCGGGAGCGATCGCTTCCGTGCGTGGTTACCAACGGCGTCGCTTACGCGCGTAAAGAGGACGCGCAACTCGCCGACATCCTCGCATGCATCAAGCTGAAGACGAACCTCGGCCAGGCTCGTAGCGATGCGCTGCTGCGCGCCAATGCGGAGTATCACTTAAAAGACGCGAGGATGATGCGGCGGCTCTTCAAGCCTTACCCGTACGCCCTTCGCAATACGTTGAACGTGGCCGAGCGGTGCGGGTTCCGGCTCGACCGTTTGCTCGGGCAGTTCCCGCTCTTTCCGGTACCGGAAGGTTACACGCGTCAAACCTATCTGCGCGAACTGGTAGCGCGAGGTGCGGCCGAACGGTACGGCATGCCGCTGAGCAGCGCGGTCGAACGGCAGTTGGAATACGAACTCGGCATCATCGCCAAGATGGATCTTGCCGGATACTTTCTCATCGTTTGGGATATCGTGCGCGCGGCCAACGAACTGCGCGTACTCTGCCAGGGCCGCGGGTCGGCAGCGAATTCCGCGGTCTGCTACGCGCTCGGGATCACCGCCGTCGATCCGGTCGGCATGGATCTGCTCTTCGAGCGCTTCATGTCCGAAGAGCGTCAAGAGATTCCCGACATCGACATCGACTTCGCGCATCAAGACCGCGAGAAGGTCATTCAATATATCTACGATCGATACGGGCGCAGTAACGCCGCGATGGCGGCCGAGGTCATCAGTTATCGCACGCGTTCGGCGATTCGCGATGTGGGCAAAGCGATCGGTCTTACGCTCGCCCAAGTGGACGCCGTCGCGCGCGAATACGACGCACGTGAATCGCTCGCCGATTCGATGGGCGGCGGCGAGACCGGCGAGCGGCTTTTGACGTTTTGCCGGCGCATCGACGGGTTTCCGCGGCATATGGGGATTCACTCCGGCGGCATGGTGATCACGCGCGATCCACTCGTGCGCGTGGCGCCGGTGGAGTGGGCGACGATGCGCGACCGCACGATCGTGCAATGGGATAAGGACGACCTGCAAGACCTCGGACTTATCAAGATCGATCTGTTGGGTTTGGGCATGCTCTCGCTGTTGCGGGAAGCGTTTGCCATTCACGCAGTCCTTCGACCGTTCGACGAGCTCAGGGCAGGCTTAGCTCAGGATGACAAAGGGGGATTGGGTTTGCATAGTATTCCGGCGGGGGATCCGGCGACGTATGAGATGATGCAGCGGGCGGATACGATCGGGGTGTTTCAGATCGAATCGCGCGCGCAGCAGTCGATGCTGCCGAAGATGAAGCCGACGTGTTTTTACGATATCGTCATGCAGGTTGCGATCATTCGGCCCGGGCCGATTCAAGGGCAGATGATCCATCCGTTTTTGCGGCGGCGCGCCGGACTCGAGCCGGTGACCTATCCGCATCCCAAACTCAAACCGATTCTCGAACGAACGCTCGGCGTACCGCTCTTTCAAGAACAAGGAATGCGCATGGCGATCGAAGCGGGCGGGTTTTCGCCGGGGCAAGCCGATCAATTGCGCCGCGCGATGGGGCATAAGCGCTCGCACGAACGCATGCAGGAGATTTATCCGCGGCTCGTCGAGGGTATGGTGAGCAACGGCATCGATCGCGACGCCGCGGATAAACTCTTTAAGATGCTCGAGGGCTTTGCCGATTACGGATTTCCGGAATCGCACGCCGCCAGTTTCGCGCTCTTGGCCTACGCGTCGGCATACGTAAAGTGCCACTACCCGGCGATCTTTGCGGCGGCGATCCTCAACGTGCAGCCGATGGGGTTTTACTCAACCGAAGTGCTGGTCAACGACGCGCGCCGTCACGGCGTCGCGATTAAACCCGTCGCCGTAAACGCGAGCGAGTACTGGAGCCGCGTCGATAGCGACGGTGCGTTGCGATTGGGGTTCCACGTGATACGGGGGCTCGGCGAAGCGCAGAAAGAGCGGTTAGAAGCGGCGCTCGCGCAGGGACCGTTCGAAGATATTCGTGCCTTCGCGCAGCGAACGCAACTGGAAAAAGAGGCGCTCGAAAATCTGGCGGCGGCCGGCGCCTTTGCGCCTTGGTTTGCCGCGCGGCGCGATGCGATGTGGGCGCTGCGCGGGCTCGACGAGCGCGAGACGCGCGGCGAACTGGGGCGCATCATGGATGTCGACGAACCGCAAGCGCGTTTCAAAACGCTCTCGAAACAGGAAGAGTCGGCGTTCGATCTGTGGTCGACGGGCATCGCGCCGACGGAGCAGCCGATCGTGCATTTCCGGCCGTTTTTGGAGCGCGAACGAGTGCTGCAAGCCGCGCAGCTCGCCGCCCAGCCGAACAATCTCATCTGTCGCGTCGGCGGCATGGTGATAACGCGCCAGCGTCCCGGAACCGCGAAGGGGTTCGTCTTCTTGACGCTCGAGGACGAAACGGGGCTCGTCAACGTCATCGTGCGGCCCGACGTTTACGAACGCAACCGCCGAACGATCCGCCAATCGTCGACGCTGATTATCGAAGGCAAGCTGCAGAAGGACGGCGCCGGCATCGACGTGCTCGCGCGCAAGTTCTGGGCCTTCGAAAGCGACGGCATCGTCGATGGCGTGCGTGCCCGGAACTTTCACTAG
- the gatA gene encoding Asp-tRNA(Asn)/Glu-tRNA(Gln) amidotransferase subunit GatA, protein MRTAAQIARDVNAKTESAREVTDATLAHVDAVDGQIGAYLTRLHDLARAQAARVDERVRNGERLPLAGVPIAVKDNMCLAGTRTTCGSKILEHWVAPYTATAVQRILDAGGIPIGKTNMDEFAMGSSCENSALGTTHNPFDLTRVPGGSSGGSAAAAAAHEAAIALGSDTGGSIREPAAFCNLVGFKPTYGRISRYGLIAFASSLDQIGPLTRTVEDAALAYDVMAGKDPMDSTSIDRAVEPTATALRTDLAGVRVGIVKEFVTETLGPDIAALYARAYADLEKLGAQLVEVSLPTAEYGLATYYLIAPAECSSNLARFDGVRYGLRVDGADVGQMYEATRAAGFGAEVKRRILIGTYALSSGYYDAYYVKAQKARTLIGDDFKRAFATCDLIASPAASSPAFAFNAKSDPYSMYMMDYYTIPMSLAGLPALSVPCGYVTPAGGEAPMPMGLQLAAPLFEEAKLLGAAHAYEQATQHALKAAVAVA, encoded by the coding sequence ATGCGCACGGCGGCGCAGATCGCACGCGACGTGAACGCGAAGACGGAGTCGGCGCGCGAAGTAACCGATGCGACGCTCGCGCACGTCGACGCCGTCGACGGGCAGATCGGCGCCTATCTGACGCGTCTGCACGATCTCGCGCGGGCGCAGGCCGCTCGCGTGGACGAACGCGTTCGCAACGGAGAACGGCTACCGCTCGCCGGCGTTCCGATTGCCGTCAAAGACAATATGTGTTTGGCGGGAACGCGCACGACGTGCGGATCGAAGATTCTCGAGCATTGGGTGGCTCCGTACACGGCGACGGCGGTGCAGCGCATTCTCGATGCGGGCGGCATCCCGATCGGCAAGACGAACATGGACGAGTTCGCGATGGGCAGTTCGTGCGAGAACTCCGCGCTCGGTACCACGCACAATCCGTTCGATCTCACCCGCGTGCCCGGCGGGAGTTCGGGCGGCTCGGCCGCCGCCGCGGCCGCGCACGAAGCGGCGATCGCCCTGGGCAGCGATACGGGCGGTTCGATTCGCGAGCCGGCGGCGTTCTGCAATCTCGTCGGGTTCAAACCAACGTACGGTCGCATCTCTCGCTACGGGCTGATCGCGTTTGCATCGAGCCTCGATCAGATCGGACCGCTCACGCGCACCGTCGAAGATGCGGCGCTCGCGTACGACGTCATGGCGGGTAAGGATCCGATGGATTCAACCAGCATCGATCGGGCGGTCGAACCCACGGCGACGGCGCTGCGCACCGATCTGGCGGGCGTGCGCGTCGGGATCGTCAAAGAATTCGTCACCGAGACCTTGGGACCCGATATTGCGGCGCTCTACGCGCGCGCCTATGCCGACTTGGAGAAGCTGGGCGCCCAACTCGTGGAGGTCTCGCTGCCGACCGCCGAGTACGGCCTCGCGACCTATTATTTGATCGCACCCGCCGAGTGCAGCAGCAATCTCGCCCGCTTCGACGGCGTGCGATACGGCCTGCGCGTCGACGGCGCCGACGTCGGTCAGATGTACGAAGCCACGCGCGCCGCCGGTTTCGGCGCCGAGGTGAAGCGCCGCATTCTGATCGGCACCTACGCGCTTTCGAGCGGGTACTACGACGCGTACTACGTGAAAGCACAGAAGGCACGAACGCTCATCGGCGACGATTTCAAGCGCGCCTTCGCAACCTGCGACTTGATCGCGTCGCCCGCCGCCAGCTCGCCGGCATTCGCGTTCAACGCGAAGAGCGATCCCTACAGCATGTATATGATGGATTATTACACGATTCCGATGTCGCTCGCCGGATTGCCGGCGCTTTCGGTTCCCTGCGGATACGTTACGCCGGCGGGCGGCGAAGCGCCGATGCCGATGGGGCTACAGCTTGCAGCACCGCTCTTTGAAGAAGCGAAACTCCTCGGCGCCGCGCACGCCTACGAACAGGCGACGCAGCACGCGCTCAAGGCCGCGGTGGCCGTGGCATGA
- the gatC gene encoding Asp-tRNA(Asn)/Glu-tRNA(Gln) amidotransferase subunit GatC: MSSDKIDIRYVAKLARLALTDDEVESFGRQLGDLLGHVDALGELDTAAVSATAQVVESRNVERVDAVGPCLDRETVLAQAPQRQGSFFRVPRIIAEEG, encoded by the coding sequence TTGTCATCCGATAAGATCGATATCCGTTACGTGGCCAAACTCGCGCGGCTGGCACTCACCGACGACGAGGTCGAGTCGTTTGGCCGGCAGCTCGGCGATCTACTCGGACACGTCGACGCACTCGGCGAACTCGATACGGCCGCCGTCTCGGCGACCGCACAGGTCGTCGAATCGCGCAACGTCGAGCGGGTCGACGCCGTCGGACCGTGTTTGGATCGGGAAACGGTTCTCGCGCAGGCTCCGCAGCGCCAGGGCTCGTTTTTCCGCGTTCCGCGAATCATCGCGGAGGAGGGTTAG
- the rlmD gene encoding 23S rRNA (uracil(1939)-C(5))-methyltransferase RlmD encodes MTIRETPSPPGAPLRVGAHVELGFNDLLANGQAVGRTGGLVVFCFGPLPQERARVRINAIKPKYAVGELIEITKASPFRAVPFCPVFGTCGGCQVQHLSYPAQLAWKKDVVRNALARIGGFTDIEIRDPVGMINPRNYRNKMSLVVEHRAAVPEIGFYQQRSHDLVPIEGCPIVTSQLNAHIGRLNEARFDARTAPAFEQTRHIVARSAKATDQSVVTFTTAQPSDGVTTTAPAMLERLRGAVGLTNSFDLTSQNAIMGRKHRVVAGSPQIEESIAGVRYRVSAGSFFQVNVEIVGRIFELMARGLEAPRKIVDLYCGAGTFALYFAKLGCELFGVEESPQAIAEANENAALNGLSERVRFRSGRVEDVLRQAEGREALAGAQIVFLDPPRKGSDEVTLGAVVAAEVPNVWYLSCDPATLARDLKFLVANGYRLGVVAPFDMFPHTGHVETLVTLYRESTMANHIAATEFKDAPVPQWPGDERAAHPDRTENPEYPDFVIR; translated from the coding sequence TTGACGATCAGAGAAACGCCTAGCCCTCCCGGCGCGCCGTTGCGCGTCGGGGCGCACGTCGAACTCGGGTTCAACGATCTGCTCGCGAACGGACAAGCCGTCGGCCGCACCGGCGGGCTGGTGGTTTTTTGTTTTGGCCCGTTGCCGCAAGAGCGCGCCCGCGTTCGCATCAACGCCATCAAACCGAAGTACGCGGTCGGCGAGCTGATCGAGATCACCAAAGCCTCGCCGTTTCGCGCCGTTCCATTCTGCCCGGTATTCGGAACGTGCGGCGGTTGCCAGGTGCAGCACTTGAGCTACCCCGCCCAGCTCGCGTGGAAGAAGGACGTCGTGCGTAACGCGCTCGCGCGCATCGGCGGCTTTACGGATATCGAGATCCGCGATCCGGTCGGGATGATCAATCCGCGCAACTACCGCAACAAGATGTCGCTCGTCGTCGAGCATCGCGCGGCCGTGCCGGAGATCGGCTTCTATCAGCAGCGCTCGCACGATCTCGTGCCGATCGAGGGCTGCCCGATCGTGACGTCGCAGCTCAACGCGCACATCGGGCGGCTTAACGAGGCGCGTTTCGACGCACGAACGGCACCGGCATTCGAGCAGACGCGGCATATCGTCGCGCGCAGTGCCAAGGCGACCGATCAAAGCGTGGTCACCTTTACGACCGCCCAGCCCTCCGACGGCGTCACTACAACGGCGCCGGCCATGCTGGAGCGGCTGCGCGGCGCGGTCGGCCTGACCAACTCGTTCGATCTCACGAGCCAGAATGCGATCATGGGCCGCAAACACCGCGTCGTTGCGGGTTCGCCGCAGATCGAGGAATCGATTGCGGGCGTGCGCTACCGGGTTTCGGCCGGCTCGTTCTTTCAGGTCAACGTCGAGATCGTCGGGCGCATATTCGAACTCATGGCGCGCGGATTGGAGGCGCCGCGAAAAATCGTCGATCTCTATTGCGGGGCCGGCACGTTCGCGCTGTATTTTGCCAAACTCGGCTGCGAGCTTTTCGGCGTCGAAGAGAGCCCGCAAGCCATTGCCGAAGCCAACGAGAACGCCGCGCTCAACGGCCTGAGCGAACGGGTGCGCTTTCGCTCCGGCCGCGTGGAAGATGTGCTCCGTCAGGCCGAGGGGCGCGAGGCGCTGGCCGGCGCGCAGATCGTTTTTCTGGATCCGCCCCGCAAGGGCTCCGACGAAGTGACGCTCGGAGCCGTCGTTGCCGCCGAGGTGCCCAACGTGTGGTATCTCTCGTGCGACCCGGCGACGCTGGCCCGGGATTTGAAGTTTCTGGTCGCCAATGGATATCGGCTCGGCGTCGTCGCGCCGTTCGATATGTTTCCGCATACCGGACACGTCGAGACGCTGGTAACGCTCTATCGGGAGTCCACGATGGCCAACCACATCGCGGCGACCGAGTTCAAAGACGCGCCGGTGCCGCAGTGGCCGGGCGACGAACGCGCCGCACACCCAGATCGCACGGAGAATCCGGAGTACCCTGACTTTGTCATCCGATAA